From Stenotrophomonas maltophilia, a single genomic window includes:
- a CDS encoding TonB-dependent receptor: protein MNTRKTLLSAAIVSCIAFSAHAQQAAQTATDLDTVTVTGIRGSMEKSLDTKREANARVEVVTAEDVGKLPAHNVADTLQRLPGVNISSSSADEGGFDEADRVSLRGTSPSLTQTLINGHTVGSADWFVLSQGNNVGRSVSYSLLPSELVSSVEVNKSSQAKLQDGGTTGTVNIITRKPLEFSKQFTAEGSIGMVRSDQAKSNDPQYSALFNYKNDEGTFGVMVQGFSQKRELRREAQEIPGGFFKIGAGDPVAKTNPDLIGVNVPGLLGSTLFEQTRERKGGLVSLQFKPSDNLTLGLNGFSSELKANNYNRNFMMFGNSFAKSQAPDPGYVIKDGVLTNATYKGVPGTDYAVYDMIYRESKAKSSYVTFDADWQINDNLTAKFQAGSTKGTGETPRQYIAEVTLANGGGASWATHGNGSPIDWNVGGDISPNGVTSFGTWGNQQVTAEDKEKWATLDFNQYFNDGGVLSSIDFGLRFADHKREALSPEGATPGDIWSALKNGATANYPSGFAGDIGGTFPRNLWYFTPGALKDAVTNNSTWLAGNDGPTGRHNYGAEWKVKEKNFAGYVQANFRGDWWSGNVGLRYVNIKQDIDTYNAVSKAADADVSSLFGMWERLAFQNKRNRVLPSANIKFDLDDKLVLRVAASQTQTLPDYSALGASSYGSDLNRTGGGGNPNLKPTLSTNLDANLEWYFMPRGMLSVGAYHMDLKDYIAFDVVSRQLYSELTNRLETYQISTPINADGKVTGVEVAYEQPIGEYFGINANYTYANGTTSHTWSDGSHNLLGTSKNTYNVGAYFENERFGARVSYTRRSSFLISLSGTNPYYQDDFGTLSASVSYKATDWLSISLDGLNLNNPTYKYYQTAAIPTSFYSNGRQYYLNFRFKY, encoded by the coding sequence ATGAACACCCGCAAGACCCTGCTTTCGGCCGCCATCGTCAGCTGCATCGCCTTCAGTGCGCACGCGCAGCAGGCCGCCCAGACCGCCACCGACCTGGACACCGTGACGGTCACCGGTATCCGTGGTTCGATGGAAAAGTCGCTGGACACCAAGCGCGAAGCCAATGCGCGCGTGGAAGTGGTCACCGCCGAAGACGTCGGCAAGCTGCCGGCGCACAACGTCGCCGATACCCTGCAGCGCCTGCCCGGCGTCAACATCAGCTCGTCCAGCGCCGACGAAGGCGGCTTCGACGAAGCCGACCGTGTCAGCCTGCGCGGCACCAGCCCGAGCCTGACCCAGACCCTGATCAACGGCCATACCGTCGGCTCGGCCGACTGGTTCGTGCTCAGCCAGGGCAACAACGTCGGCCGCAGCGTCAGCTACTCGCTGCTGCCGTCGGAGCTGGTCAGCTCGGTGGAAGTGAACAAGTCCTCGCAGGCCAAGCTGCAGGACGGCGGCACCACCGGTACCGTCAACATCATCACCCGCAAGCCGCTGGAATTTTCCAAGCAGTTCACCGCTGAAGGCTCGATCGGCATGGTGCGCTCGGACCAGGCCAAGTCGAACGACCCGCAGTATTCGGCACTGTTCAACTACAAGAACGACGAAGGCACCTTCGGCGTGATGGTGCAGGGCTTCAGCCAGAAGCGTGAGCTGCGCCGTGAAGCGCAGGAAATCCCGGGCGGCTTCTTCAAGATCGGCGCCGGTGATCCGGTGGCCAAGACCAACCCCGACCTGATCGGCGTCAATGTACCGGGCCTGCTGGGTTCGACCCTGTTCGAACAGACCCGTGAGCGCAAGGGTGGCCTGGTCTCGCTGCAGTTCAAGCCGAGCGACAACCTCACCCTGGGCCTGAACGGTTTCAGCTCCGAACTGAAGGCGAACAACTACAACCGCAACTTCATGATGTTCGGCAACAGCTTCGCCAAGTCGCAGGCGCCGGATCCGGGCTATGTGATCAAGGATGGCGTGCTGACCAACGCCACCTACAAGGGCGTGCCGGGCACCGACTACGCGGTGTACGACATGATCTACCGCGAGTCGAAGGCCAAGTCGAGCTATGTCACCTTCGATGCCGACTGGCAGATCAACGACAACCTGACCGCCAAGTTCCAGGCCGGCAGCACCAAGGGCACCGGCGAAACGCCGCGCCAGTACATCGCCGAGGTCACCCTGGCCAACGGTGGCGGCGCCAGCTGGGCCACGCACGGCAATGGCTCGCCGATCGACTGGAATGTCGGCGGCGATATCTCGCCCAACGGCGTGACCAGCTTCGGCACCTGGGGCAACCAGCAGGTCACGGCTGAAGACAAGGAGAAGTGGGCCACGCTCGACTTCAACCAGTACTTCAATGATGGCGGCGTGCTGAGCTCGATCGACTTCGGCCTGCGTTTCGCCGACCACAAGCGCGAAGCGCTGTCGCCGGAAGGTGCAACCCCGGGTGACATCTGGAGCGCGCTGAAGAACGGTGCCACGGCCAACTATCCGAGTGGCTTTGCCGGTGACATCGGCGGCACCTTCCCGCGCAACCTCTGGTACTTCACCCCGGGTGCGCTGAAGGACGCGGTGACCAACAACTCCACCTGGCTGGCCGGCAATGATGGCCCGACCGGTCGCCATAACTACGGCGCCGAGTGGAAGGTGAAGGAAAAGAACTTCGCCGGCTACGTGCAGGCCAACTTCCGCGGCGACTGGTGGAGCGGCAACGTCGGCCTGCGCTACGTCAACATCAAGCAGGACATTGACACCTACAACGCCGTCAGCAAGGCCGCCGACGCCGATGTCAGCAGCCTGTTCGGCATGTGGGAGCGCCTGGCCTTCCAGAACAAGCGCAACCGTGTGCTGCCCAGCGCCAACATCAAGTTCGACCTGGACGACAAGCTGGTGCTGCGCGTCGCCGCTTCGCAGACGCAGACCCTGCCGGACTACTCGGCGCTGGGTGCCTCCTCGTACGGTTCGGACCTGAACCGGACCGGCGGCGGTGGCAACCCGAACCTCAAGCCGACCCTGTCGACCAACCTGGATGCCAACCTGGAGTGGTACTTCATGCCGCGCGGCATGCTGTCGGTGGGCGCTTATCACATGGACCTGAAGGACTACATCGCCTTCGACGTGGTCTCGCGCCAGCTGTACAGCGAACTGACCAACCGGCTTGAGACCTACCAGATCTCCACCCCGATCAATGCCGACGGCAAGGTCACCGGCGTGGAAGTGGCCTACGAACAGCCGATCGGCGAGTACTTCGGCATCAATGCCAACTACACCTACGCCAATGGCACCACCTCGCACACCTGGTCGGATGGCTCGCACAACCTGCTGGGCACCTCGAAGAACACCTACAACGTGGGTGCCTACTTCGAGAACGAGCGCTTCGGCGCCCGGGTCAGCTACACCCGACGTTCTTCGTTCCTGATCAGCCTGTCGGGCACCAACCCGTACTACCAGGATGACTTCGGCACGCTGTCGGCATCGGTGAGCTACAAGGCCACCGACTGGCTGAGCATCAGCCTGGATGGCCTGAACCTCAACAACCCGACCTACAAGTACTACCAGACCGCGGCCATCCCGACCTCGTTCTACAGCAACGGTCGCCAGTACTACCTCAACTTCCGCTTCAAGTACTGA